GGACGAGCGAGCCGTTGACCGCCGAGTTCCTCGACCTCATCTCCTCGGTGCGTCGGGCCGTGGGCGACGGAGCCGACTCGGCCGTGACCGCGCGGCGAGTCGGGGAGGCACTGTCCGAACGGCTGTCGGCCGGACTGCCGGTGCCGGACCACCTGCGTCGCCACGACCCGGACCACTACACCCAGCACATCGCGCACGTGGAGCCGGGCGGGGTGTTCTCGATCGTCGTGCTCGTGTGGTTGCCCGGCCAGGCCACCGCCATCCACGACCACGTCTCGTGGTGTGTCACGGGCGTGCTCGAAGGGCAGGAGACCGAAGAGGTCTACGAGCTTCGCGAGACGGACGGTCGGACGTGTCTCGTGCGCACCGGCGAGTCGGTCAACGTGTCCGGGGCCGTGTCGGTACTGGACCCGCCCGGTGACATCCACCGGGTCCACAACAGCTGCTCCGAATTGGCCGTGTCGCTGCACATCTACGGCGCCGACATCCACAAGCTCGGCAGCAGCATTCGCCGCACCTACGACCTGCCGGTGGTCGAGCGGGCGGGGTGATCCGGGCGGGCCGTCGTCACTCGGTCGTCACGTCCAGCACCGCCGCGGTGCTCGACGAGGCGATCACGGAGAAGGTGACGGTCAGGTCGTCCCTGCCGAACCGTCCGGTGCCCGCTCCGGTGAGCCGGATCAGCCCGCTGTCGTCGGCGAGCCACACCGTCCCCTTGCTGACGGTGGCCGTGAAGACGGCGTCGCGCACGGGGATGTCCACCGGCGTGGACACCTCGATCCGGCACTCGCCGTCCTCGCACGCCGCGACGTCGGTGCCGTCCTCCGCAGCGGGCAGGGGGGTCGGGGACGTCGACGGCGCACCCGGCGGTTCGCAGTTCGGCGCGAGGTCGTGGGCGGCGGAGAGCGCGGGGTCTTCACGGACGACCTCGCCCAGGTCCGGGTCGCGGGGCTCGATCGCCGAGACGGTCTCGGCGACCTCCCGTGCCCGCGCGCGGAGCCGGTCGAGCGGAAGGTCGTAGTAGTCGAGCGGGGATTCCGCGCGCGGTAGTGTCCGCTCGGCCTCGCGCAACGCCGAGAGCAGGGTGGAGCGGTAGGTGTCCGCGGCGGGGACGCCGATGTCGGGCAACCCCGCCACGGGCTCCCCGACACCCCCCCAGCTCCCCCGACACGGAGCCGAGGTACGACGCCAGGACCGAGTCCTCGAACGCGGCGAACCTCGGATGTTTCAGCACGTCGTCGTCCGGGGACGGCACCCCGGCGAGGACGGCGCGAGCCCGGCACATC
The window above is part of the Saccharomonospora glauca K62 genome. Proteins encoded here:
- a CDS encoding cysteine dioxygenase family protein yields the protein MTTRTSEPLTAEFLDLISSVRRAVGDGADSAVTARRVGEALSERLSAGLPVPDHLRRHDPDHYTQHIAHVEPGGVFSIVVLVWLPGQATAIHDHVSWCVTGVLEGQETEEVYELRETDGRTCLVRTGESVNVSGAVSVLDPPGDIHRVHNSCSELAVSLHIYGADIHKLGSSIRRTYDLPVVERAG